In a single window of the Burkholderia contaminans genome:
- a CDS encoding phosphatidylserine decarboxylase family protein, which yields MPTDLNPPPPQRHRLGEWMAREEAHMAAFREKVAAEARAQAGDRLRTPAVQELARLFDDHAVLRMSLVRAIDEAVESGRRLGYASIGELMTVLDHLMTYTPPFSDASLIVCPINAFLDWPMCMPSGHAVFRDATVNAHLQNVLNVWCGFLGGPHSRTHLDTSAPDGWFCDAARKRIGLSQFQYRDDQPHGGFTSWNDFFTRRFREGERPVAAPDDPHVIVSACEAAPYHVESNVKLRDRFWIKAQPYSLRDIFTPARLSLAERFVGGDLYQAYLSAYNYHRWHAPVRGVVTHAYRVHGTYYSVVEAEGPDPAGLNDSQGYMTAVATRAVVAIACDDPGIGTVAAVFVGMGDVSSCVIDVVPGQRVDKGDEIGYFQFGGSTCCLLFEAGVIDRFVPAPPFGHDTAVVNVNSPVAIAR from the coding sequence ATGCCGACCGACCTCAACCCCCCGCCGCCCCAGCGCCATCGGCTCGGCGAATGGATGGCCCGCGAAGAAGCGCATATGGCCGCGTTCCGCGAAAAAGTCGCGGCGGAGGCCCGCGCGCAAGCCGGCGACCGGCTGCGTACGCCGGCCGTGCAGGAACTCGCGCGGCTGTTCGACGACCACGCGGTGCTGCGCATGAGCCTGGTCCGCGCGATCGATGAAGCGGTCGAATCGGGCCGCCGGCTCGGCTATGCGTCGATCGGCGAGCTGATGACCGTCCTGGATCACCTGATGACCTACACGCCGCCGTTCAGCGACGCGAGCCTGATCGTGTGCCCGATCAATGCGTTTCTCGACTGGCCGATGTGCATGCCGTCGGGCCATGCGGTGTTTCGCGACGCCACCGTCAACGCGCATCTGCAGAACGTGCTGAACGTGTGGTGCGGCTTCCTTGGCGGCCCGCATTCGCGCACGCATCTCGACACGTCGGCGCCCGACGGCTGGTTCTGCGACGCGGCGCGCAAGCGCATCGGGCTGTCGCAGTTCCAGTATCGCGACGACCAGCCGCACGGCGGCTTCACTTCGTGGAACGACTTCTTCACGCGGCGCTTTCGCGAGGGCGAGCGCCCCGTCGCGGCGCCCGACGATCCGCACGTGATCGTCAGCGCATGCGAGGCCGCGCCGTACCACGTCGAATCGAACGTGAAGCTGCGCGACCGGTTCTGGATCAAGGCGCAACCGTATTCGCTGCGCGACATCTTCACGCCGGCCCGGCTGTCGCTCGCCGAGCGCTTCGTCGGCGGCGACCTGTACCAGGCGTATCTGAGCGCATACAACTACCATCGCTGGCACGCACCGGTGCGCGGTGTCGTCACGCATGCGTACCGCGTGCACGGCACCTACTACTCCGTCGTCGAGGCGGAAGGCCCCGACCCTGCCGGACTGAACGACTCCCAGGGGTACATGACGGCGGTCGCCACGCGCGCCGTGGTCGCGATTGCCTGCGACGATCCCGGCATCGGCACCGTTGCCGCCGTGTTCGTCGGCATGGGCGACGTATCATCCTGCGTGATCGACGTCGTGCCGGGCCAGCGCGTCGACAAGGGCGACGAGATCGGTTATTTCCAGTTCGGCGGCTCGACCTGCTGCCTGCTGTTCGAAGCCGGCGTGATCGACCGGTTCGTGCCTGCGCCGCCGTTCGGCCACGACACCGCCGTCGTCAACGTCAATTCACCGGTGGCGATCGCTCGGTGA
- the ligD gene encoding DNA ligase D yields MAGKLEPYRRKRRFDATPEPAGAHGRRRARKDADASAHDAHQARSSTRTARPLRFVIQEHHARRLHYDFRLELDGTLKSWAVPKGPSVDPSVKRLAVHVEDHPLEYASFEGEIPAGHYGAGSVAVWDEGTWTPDGGIARARDGYRAGKLTFRLDGTKLHGGWALVRSGRQQGRQEQWLLIKERDDDARDAASFDVVAQQPGSVHDGRTRASHTAPAHPPHDGGARTTAIDPSQVEGAVRAALPDRVTPQLATLVDAPPAHDDWRYEVKFDGYRILARIAGRGARRHVTLMTREGRDWTPKLRVQRDALAALDVDNAWLDGEAVVLGEHGLPDFQALQNALGAGRSDAVTLFVFDLPFLDGYDLRDAPLTARRALLEPLLAGSDPARLRYSPDLGDDVASLIASACDTGLEGLIGKRAESRYRGGRSSAWIKLKCRRRQEFVIGGYTEPSGSRHGFGALLLGVYEPAAGGKRPRRSHAAPPLRYVGRVGTGFDTRLLDRLAATLRQHERSTTPFDPPPRERSRTRVHWVEPTLVAECEFAEWTSDGIVRQAAFIALREDKPARQIVREVPRPTETEVTMNESRAAHDASPRAPHTDTAHGRTRGARSSASSGDTQGAAADRVGRVRITHPDRVLDPQSGTRKIDLAHYWQWVAPWLLPDLKGRPVSLVRAPGDIAGELFFQKHAERREIPFVTQHEGLDPGHGPLLSIDSVDALLGAAQMGTIELHTWNAHASNIERPDRIVFDLDPDPALPWRAMIDAAQLVRGLLDELGLVSFCKTSGGKGLHVVVPLTRHAGWDDVKNFSRAVAQHVAGALPDRFTATMGPRHRRGKIFVDYLRNGRGASTIAAYSVRARPGMGVSVPLDWDEVPDTTGGAQWTIDTLRERLDALKRDPWEGYAHARQRITASMRARLGAET; encoded by the coding sequence ATGGCCGGCAAGCTCGAACCCTATCGCCGCAAGCGCCGCTTCGATGCGACGCCGGAACCCGCGGGGGCGCACGGACGGCGGCGCGCGCGTAAGGATGCCGATGCGAGCGCGCACGACGCGCATCAGGCGCGATCCTCCACGCGCACGGCCAGGCCGCTGCGCTTCGTGATCCAGGAGCATCACGCGCGGCGGCTGCACTACGATTTCCGTCTCGAACTCGACGGCACGCTGAAGTCATGGGCGGTGCCGAAAGGGCCAAGCGTCGACCCGTCGGTGAAACGGCTGGCCGTGCACGTCGAGGATCATCCGCTCGAATATGCGTCGTTCGAAGGCGAGATCCCGGCCGGCCATTACGGCGCGGGCTCCGTCGCCGTGTGGGACGAGGGCACGTGGACGCCCGACGGCGGCATTGCCCGGGCGCGCGACGGCTACCGCGCGGGCAAGCTGACGTTCCGGCTCGACGGCACGAAGCTGCACGGCGGCTGGGCGCTGGTGCGCAGCGGGCGGCAGCAGGGGCGCCAGGAGCAATGGCTGCTGATCAAGGAGCGCGACGACGACGCGCGCGATGCGGCCAGCTTCGATGTCGTCGCGCAGCAGCCGGGCAGCGTGCATGACGGCCGGACACGGGCGTCGCACACGGCGCCTGCCCACCCGCCGCATGACGGCGGGGCGCGCACGACGGCGATCGATCCGTCGCAGGTGGAAGGCGCGGTGCGCGCTGCATTGCCCGATCGCGTGACGCCGCAACTCGCGACGCTCGTCGATGCACCGCCTGCCCACGACGACTGGCGCTACGAAGTGAAATTCGACGGTTACCGGATTCTTGCGCGGATTGCAGGTCGCGGTGCGCGGCGGCATGTCACGCTGATGACGCGCGAAGGTCGCGACTGGACGCCGAAACTGCGCGTGCAGCGCGACGCGCTTGCGGCCCTCGACGTCGACAACGCGTGGCTCGACGGCGAGGCCGTCGTCCTGGGCGAGCATGGGCTGCCCGATTTCCAGGCGCTGCAGAACGCGCTCGGCGCGGGCCGTTCGGACGCGGTGACGCTGTTCGTGTTCGACCTGCCGTTTCTCGACGGATACGACCTGCGCGATGCGCCGCTCACCGCGCGGCGCGCGCTACTCGAACCGTTGCTCGCCGGCAGCGATCCCGCGCGGCTGCGATACTCGCCCGATCTCGGCGACGACGTCGCGTCGCTGATCGCGAGCGCGTGCGATACCGGGCTCGAAGGGTTGATCGGCAAGCGCGCGGAGTCACGCTATCGCGGCGGCCGCTCGTCCGCGTGGATCAAGCTTAAATGCCGGCGGCGCCAGGAGTTCGTGATCGGCGGCTATACCGAGCCGTCGGGCAGCCGGCACGGCTTCGGCGCGCTGCTGCTCGGCGTGTACGAACCGGCCGCGGGCGGCAAGCGGCCGAGGCGGTCTCATGCCGCCCCGCCGTTGCGCTATGTCGGCCGGGTCGGCACCGGGTTCGATACGCGTCTGCTCGACCGGCTCGCGGCGACGCTGCGCCAGCACGAACGCAGCACGACGCCGTTCGATCCTCCGCCGCGCGAACGGTCCCGCACGCGTGTCCACTGGGTCGAGCCGACGCTCGTCGCCGAATGCGAATTCGCGGAATGGACGAGCGACGGCATCGTGCGGCAGGCGGCGTTCATCGCGCTGCGCGAAGACAAGCCGGCGCGGCAGATCGTCCGCGAAGTGCCACGGCCAACCGAAACGGAGGTGACGATGAACGAATCCCGCGCGGCGCACGACGCATCCCCGCGTGCCCCGCATACCGATACGGCGCACGGTCGCACGCGCGGCGCGCGATCGTCCGCGTCTTCCGGCGACACGCAGGGTGCGGCCGCCGATCGTGTCGGCCGCGTGCGCATCACGCATCCCGATCGGGTGCTCGATCCGCAAAGCGGCACGCGCAAGATCGACCTCGCGCACTACTGGCAATGGGTCGCGCCGTGGCTGCTGCCGGACCTGAAGGGCCGGCCCGTGTCGCTCGTGCGCGCACCGGGCGACATCGCCGGCGAACTGTTCTTCCAGAAGCATGCCGAGCGCCGCGAGATCCCGTTCGTCACGCAGCACGAAGGGCTCGATCCCGGCCACGGGCCGCTGCTGTCGATCGACAGCGTCGATGCGCTGCTCGGCGCCGCGCAGATGGGCACGATCGAGCTGCACACGTGGAACGCGCACGCGTCGAACATCGAGCGGCCTGACCGCATCGTATTCGACCTCGATCCCGATCCGGCGCTGCCGTGGCGCGCGATGATCGACGCCGCGCAGCTCGTGCGCGGGCTGCTCGACGAGCTGGGGCTCGTCTCGTTCTGCAAGACGAGCGGCGGCAAGGGGCTGCACGTCGTCGTGCCGCTCACGCGGCATGCGGGCTGGGACGACGTGAAGAATTTCTCGCGTGCGGTGGCGCAGCACGTCGCGGGTGCGCTGCCCGACCGTTTCACGGCGACGATGGGGCCGCGCCATCGGCGCGGCAAGATCTTCGTCGACTACCTGCGCAACGGCCGCGGCGCGAGCACGATCGCCGCGTATTCGGTGCGCGCGCGGCCCGGCATGGGCGTATCGGTGCCGCTCGACTGGGACGAGGTGCCCGACACGACGGGCGGTGCGCAATGGACGATCGACACGTTGCGCGAACGCCTCGATGCGTTGAAGCGTGATCCGTGGGAGGGCTATGCGCACGCACGGCAGCGCATCACCGCGTCGATGCGCGCCCGGCTGGGCGCTGAAACGTGA
- a CDS encoding monodechloroaminopyrrolnitrin synthase PrnB family protein, whose protein sequence is MERALGRARAFAATHAAVAACDPLRARALVLQLPALNRRNDVPGIVGLLREFLPARGVPSGWGFVEAAAAMRDIGFFLGSLKRHGHEPVDAVPGLEPVLLDLARVTDLPPRETLLHVTVWNPATADAQRSYTGLGDEAHLLESVRISMASLEAAIALTVELYDVPLRSPAFEEGCVELAAHLQKMVESIVYAYRFISPQVFYDELRPFYEPIRVGGRSYLGPGAVEMPLFVLEHVLWGSQSDHPAYLEFKETYLPYVLPAFRAIYARFAGRQALVDRVLGEAQAARERGEPVGAGLAALERIFEILLHFRAPHLKLAERTYAAGQTGPTIGSGGYAPSMLGDLLTLTRDARSRLHAALAET, encoded by the coding sequence GTGGAGCGCGCCCTGGGGCGGGCACGCGCATTCGCGGCCACGCACGCCGCGGTGGCGGCGTGCGATCCGCTGCGCGCGCGGGCGCTCGTGCTGCAGCTGCCGGCCCTGAATCGCAGGAACGACGTGCCCGGCATCGTCGGCCTGCTGCGCGAGTTTCTTCCGGCGCGCGGCGTGCCGTCCGGCTGGGGCTTCGTCGAAGCCGCCGCCGCGATGCGCGACATTGGGTTCTTCCTGGGGTCGCTGAAGCGGCATGGACACGAGCCCGTGGACGCAGTGCCCGGGCTCGAGCCGGTGCTGCTCGACCTCGCGCGTGTTACCGACCTGCCGCCGCGCGAGACGCTCCTGCATGTGACGGTCTGGAACCCGGCGACGGCCGACGCGCAGCGGAGCTACACCGGGCTCGGCGACGAAGCGCACCTGCTCGAGAGCGTGCGCATCTCGATGGCGTCCCTCGAGGCGGCCATCGCGCTGACCGTCGAGCTATACGACGTGCCGCTGCGCTCGCCCGCGTTCGAGGAAGGGTGCGTCGAGCTGGCGGCCCATCTGCAGAAAATGGTCGAATCGATCGTCTACGCGTACCGCTTCATCTCGCCGCAAGTCTTCTACGACGAGCTTCGCCCGTTCTACGAACCGATTCGTGTCGGGGGCCGGAGCTACCTTGGCCCCGGCGCCGTGGAAATGCCCCTCTTCGTGCTGGAGCACGTGTTGTGGGGATCGCAATCGGACCACCCGGCTTATCTGGAATTCAAGGAGACGTACCTGCCCTACGTGCTTCCCGCGTTCAGGGCGATCTACGCCCGGTTCGCCGGAAGGCAGGCGCTCGTCGACCGTGTGCTCGGCGAGGCGCAAGCGGCCCGCGAGCGGGGCGAGCCCGTCGGGGCCGGGCTGGCGGCCCTCGAGCGGATCTTCGAGATCCTGCTGCACTTCCGGGCGCCTCATCTCAAATTGGCGGAGCGCACGTACGCAGCCGGGCAAACCGGCCCCACGATCGGCAGCGGCGGGTACGCGCCCAGCATGCTCGGCGATCTGCTCACGCTCACGCGCGACGCACGGTCCCGCCTCCACGCCGCGCTCGCCGAAACCTGA
- a CDS encoding LysE family translocator produces the protein MLTLSPMLKMSFYAAIVLLVPGPTNTLLLSAGLKLNLRGACRLVAAEASGYVIAITVWGFFLWSLATQYPWIVSVVKLISATFIFYLAVKMWFKGADFDTTDSPPLGFRGLFLATLMNPKALLFSSAIFPEAAFRSLEIFLTSTGVFLITLVPIGLLWSRSGRLLVMNRTEGRLASIVLRCSSLVLLTFAATLASSVLNR, from the coding sequence ATGTTGACGTTGAGCCCCATGCTGAAGATGTCGTTCTACGCCGCAATCGTGCTGCTGGTACCCGGGCCGACAAACACGCTGCTGCTGTCCGCCGGGCTCAAGCTGAATCTGCGAGGTGCGTGCAGGCTGGTCGCGGCGGAGGCGTCAGGCTATGTGATCGCCATCACCGTATGGGGCTTTTTTCTCTGGTCGCTGGCGACGCAATATCCGTGGATCGTCAGCGTCGTCAAGCTGATCAGCGCCACATTCATCTTCTACCTCGCAGTGAAGATGTGGTTCAAGGGCGCCGACTTCGACACCACCGACTCGCCGCCGCTGGGGTTCCGAGGGCTTTTCCTCGCGACCTTGATGAATCCGAAGGCCTTGCTGTTTTCAAGCGCAATTTTCCCGGAGGCAGCGTTCAGGTCGCTCGAGATTTTCCTGACGTCGACAGGTGTATTTCTGATCACGCTGGTACCGATCGGATTGCTGTGGTCCCGGTCGGGCCGGCTGCTGGTCATGAATCGTACGGAGGGCCGACTGGCCTCCATCGTGTTGCGGTGCTCCTCGCTCGTATTGCTGACGTTCGCAGCAACGCTGGCCAGTTCCGTGCTCAATCGATGA
- a CDS encoding TetR/AcrR family transcriptional regulator translates to MRASKRQQVVDKAGELFSLHGFHPVGIDRIIAEADVARMTLYHHFASKDDLIKAVLEQRYTFIMESIAAKLGPMPHAAARLKGIFDWYGTWFSSPEFAGCLFERALAEFGATCPKVTDVAVRYRDDLLALMEQLLAEIVPRRRARQLAGVYVMLLSGATADARAIGDPRAAARAWQAAEMLLNESKVAAESMRKARSGRA, encoded by the coding sequence ATGCGCGCGAGCAAACGCCAGCAGGTGGTCGACAAGGCAGGTGAGTTGTTTTCCCTCCATGGTTTTCATCCGGTCGGCATCGACCGGATCATCGCCGAAGCGGACGTTGCCCGCATGACGCTCTACCATCACTTCGCGAGCAAGGACGACCTGATCAAGGCCGTGCTGGAACAGCGCTACACCTTCATCATGGAGAGCATCGCCGCGAAGCTCGGCCCCATGCCGCACGCCGCTGCGCGCCTGAAGGGAATATTCGACTGGTACGGCACCTGGTTCAGCAGCCCGGAGTTCGCGGGCTGCCTGTTCGAGCGTGCGCTGGCCGAGTTTGGTGCGACCTGCCCCAAGGTGACCGACGTGGCGGTGCGCTATCGGGATGACTTGCTGGCCCTCATGGAGCAACTGCTCGCCGAGATCGTTCCGCGTCGCCGGGCCCGTCAGCTGGCAGGCGTGTACGTGATGTTGCTGAGCGGGGCGACCGCGGATGCACGCGCGATCGGGGATCCGCGCGCTGCCGCAAGGGCATGGCAGGCGGCGGAGATGCTGCTGAACGAGTCCAAGGTCGCAGCGGAAAGCATGCGCAAAGCCCGTAGCGGTCGTGCCTGA
- a CDS encoding lysozyme inhibitor LprI family protein, with protein sequence MKPIIQHVACFALLFTAASAHAIDCKKASNRVEHTICADEQLKAADAEMGKTYTAVMQQAGNDSELRAMLVRSQKRWLAARDKRFADPVDFPGAPNAKALRASLLQAIRQRTETLSERGKAAPRLLETALAQRTFLTQFTGGPFAGFETRCDFLPHDGQLSYGCFSERRYQNHDRICTLQDDWASGGYYETRLVGNVVQGRLETVAACGDGAEGGSPCPDPDADEPRKSAAGWNLHPGRPPLTPTALPKLDAEAELGTEDTGWLRACLTDSRYPRAVR encoded by the coding sequence ATGAAACCCATCATCCAGCACGTCGCCTGCTTCGCCCTGCTCTTCACCGCAGCTTCCGCACATGCAATCGACTGCAAGAAGGCCAGCAACCGCGTCGAGCACACGATCTGTGCCGATGAACAGCTCAAGGCCGCCGATGCGGAAATGGGCAAAACCTATACGGCCGTCATGCAGCAGGCGGGCAACGATAGCGAATTGCGCGCGATGCTGGTACGCAGTCAGAAGCGCTGGCTCGCGGCGCGTGACAAGCGTTTCGCGGATCCGGTCGATTTTCCCGGCGCACCGAATGCCAAGGCCCTGCGTGCGAGCCTGCTCCAGGCGATCCGCCAGCGCACCGAGACCTTGAGCGAACGCGGCAAGGCCGCGCCGCGCCTGCTTGAAACGGCCCTTGCGCAGCGCACGTTTCTGACGCAATTCACGGGCGGCCCGTTCGCCGGATTCGAGACCCGATGCGACTTCCTGCCCCACGATGGTCAACTGAGCTATGGATGCTTCAGCGAACGCCGCTATCAGAACCACGACAGGATCTGCACGCTGCAGGACGATTGGGCGAGCGGCGGTTACTACGAGACGCGCCTGGTCGGCAACGTCGTCCAGGGCAGGCTGGAAACCGTTGCAGCATGCGGCGACGGCGCCGAGGGCGGCAGCCCGTGCCCGGATCCGGATGCGGATGAGCCGCGCAAGTCGGCCGCCGGCTGGAATCTCCATCCGGGCCGCCCGCCGTTGACGCCAACGGCCCTGCCCAAGCTGGACGCCGAAGCCGAACTGGGCACGGAAGACACGGGCTGGCTACGCGCCTGCCTGACCGACAGCCGCTACCCTCGCGCGGTACGCTGA
- a CDS encoding YbhB/YbcL family Raf kinase inhibitor-like protein, with product MRFDIFLRSGICSTVLFAIVPAVAFADPLTVTVDHLDHDGQFTNAQVYNGFGCRGDNVSPRVSWAHVPPGTRSIVVTLYDPDAPTGGLGWTHWEVVNIPPSETSIRKGASGDARLMPVGALETLTDFGESRYGGPCPPQGESHRYIVTVSALSIPHVDVKSTSSPAVVAYQMHGNILGQARYIATYHRASN from the coding sequence ATGAGATTTGATATTTTTCTGCGATCGGGTATCTGCTCCACGGTACTTTTTGCAATCGTGCCCGCAGTTGCTTTTGCTGATCCGCTTACCGTAACGGTCGACCATCTCGACCATGACGGTCAGTTCACGAATGCTCAGGTGTACAACGGATTCGGATGCCGCGGCGACAACGTCTCGCCTCGCGTCTCGTGGGCACACGTTCCGCCGGGAACCAGAAGCATCGTCGTCACCCTGTACGATCCTGATGCCCCGACCGGCGGGCTCGGCTGGACGCATTGGGAAGTCGTCAATATCCCGCCTTCGGAAACGTCGATTCGGAAAGGGGCATCGGGAGATGCGCGCCTCATGCCGGTGGGCGCGCTCGAGACGCTGACCGATTTTGGCGAATCCCGGTACGGTGGGCCATGCCCGCCGCAAGGTGAGTCTCATCGATATATCGTGACGGTATCCGCATTGTCCATTCCGCATGTCGACGTGAAATCGACGTCGAGTCCGGCGGTCGTTGCCTATCAGATGCATGGAAACATCCTGGGACAGGCACGATATATCGCGACTTATCACCGAGCATCGAATTGA
- a CDS encoding tryptophan halogenase family protein, producing MSHPIKNIVIVGGGTAGWMSASYLVRALQQQANITLIESEAIPRIGVGEATIPNLQKVFFDFLGIPEREWMPQVNGAFKSAIKFVNWRKSPDRSRDDHFYHLFGSVPNCDGVPLTHYWLRKREQGFQQPMEYACYPQPEALDARLAPCLLDGTRQMPHAWHFDAHLVADFLKRWAVARGVKRVVDEVVEVHLNERGDIASLSTKEGRTLEADLFIDCSGMRGLLINQALKEPFIDMSDYLLCDSAVASAVPNDDARVGIEPYTSAIAMNSGWTWKIPMLGRFGSGYVFSSKFTSRDQATADFLNLWGLSDKQPLNQIKFRVGRNGRAWVNNCVAIGLSSCFLEPLESTGIYFIYAALYQLVKHFPDTGFDPRLRDAFNAEIVYMFDDCRDFVQAHYFTASRDDTPFWLANRHDLRLSDAIKDKVERYKAGLPLTTTSFDDATYYETFDYEFKNFWLNGNYYCIFAGLGLLPDRSLPLLQHRPASVDKAEAMFARIRREAERLRASLPTNYDYLRSLRDGEAGRVRSQPGPVAAPETL from the coding sequence ATGAGCCATCCGATCAAGAATATCGTCATCGTGGGCGGCGGCACCGCGGGCTGGATGTCCGCCTCGTACCTCGTCCGGGCACTCCAGCAGCAGGCGAACATCACGCTCATCGAGTCCGAGGCGATCCCGCGGATCGGCGTGGGCGAGGCGACGATCCCGAATCTGCAGAAGGTGTTCTTCGACTTCCTCGGGATACCGGAGCGGGAGTGGATGCCCCAGGTGAACGGCGCGTTCAAGTCCGCCATCAAGTTCGTGAACTGGAGGAAGTCGCCCGACCGCTCGCGCGACGATCACTTCTACCATCTGTTCGGCAGCGTGCCGAACTGCGACGGCGTGCCGCTGACCCATTACTGGCTGCGCAAGCGCGAGCAGGGCTTCCAGCAGCCGATGGAGTACGCGTGCTACCCGCAGCCCGAGGCGCTCGACGCCAGGCTGGCCCCGTGCCTGCTCGACGGCACCCGCCAGATGCCCCACGCATGGCACTTCGACGCGCACCTGGTGGCCGATTTCCTGAAGCGCTGGGCCGTCGCGCGCGGGGTGAAACGCGTGGTCGACGAGGTCGTGGAGGTTCACCTGAACGAGCGCGGCGATATCGCCAGCCTGTCCACCAAGGAAGGTCGGACGCTGGAGGCGGACCTGTTCATCGACTGCTCCGGCATGCGGGGGCTCCTGATCAACCAGGCCCTGAAAGAGCCCTTCATCGACATGTCCGACTACCTGCTGTGCGACAGCGCGGTCGCCAGCGCGGTGCCCAACGACGACGCGCGCGTGGGGATCGAGCCGTACACGTCCGCGATCGCGATGAACTCGGGGTGGACCTGGAAGATTCCGATGCTGGGCCGGTTCGGCAGCGGCTACGTGTTCTCGAGCAAGTTCACGTCGCGCGACCAGGCCACCGCCGACTTCCTCAACCTCTGGGGCCTCTCGGACAAGCAGCCGCTCAACCAGATCAAGTTCCGGGTCGGGCGCAACGGACGGGCGTGGGTCAACAACTGCGTCGCGATCGGGTTGTCGTCGTGCTTTCTGGAGCCGCTGGAATCGACGGGGATCTACTTCATCTACGCGGCGCTTTACCAGCTCGTGAAGCACTTCCCCGACACCGGGTTCGATCCGCGGTTGAGAGACGCGTTCAACGCCGAGATCGTCTACATGTTCGACGACTGCCGGGATTTCGTTCAGGCGCACTATTTCACCGCGTCGCGCGACGACACGCCGTTCTGGCTCGCGAACCGGCACGACCTGCGGCTCTCGGACGCCATCAAGGACAAGGTCGAACGCTACAAGGCGGGGCTGCCGCTCACCACCACGTCGTTCGACGACGCCACGTACTACGAAACGTTCGACTACGAATTCAAGAACTTCTGGTTGAACGGCAACTACTACTGCATCTTTGCCGGCCTGGGGCTGCTGCCCGACCGGTCGCTGCCGCTGCTGCAGCACCGGCCGGCGTCGGTCGACAAGGCCGAGGCGATGTTCGCCCGCATCCGGCGCGAGGCCGAGCGTCTGCGCGCGAGCCTGCCGACGAACTACGACTACCTGCGGTCGCTGCGTGACGGCGAGGCAGGGCGGGTCCGCAGCCAGCCCGGGCCGGTCGCGGCGCCGGAGACGCTGTAG
- a CDS encoding type 1 glutamine amidotransferase domain-containing protein, translated as MSGRLVHCKVAILAVDGFEEAELVEPQRALAAEGAQVDVISQKPGEIQGFRHVDKGKRVKVDRTFDDAREGDYDAVVLPGGVVNGDAIRMVPAAREFVTAAVGAGKPIAAICHGGWLLVSAGLVEGRTMTSWPSLQDDIRHAGGKWVDQEVVRDGPFITSRKPDDLPAFNGALIDSLAPQRA; from the coding sequence ATGAGCGGAAGGCTGGTTCATTGCAAGGTGGCGATTCTTGCCGTCGACGGTTTCGAGGAAGCCGAACTCGTCGAACCGCAGCGTGCGCTTGCGGCCGAAGGCGCACAGGTCGACGTGATTTCGCAGAAGCCCGGCGAAATCCAGGGCTTCAGGCACGTCGACAAGGGCAAGCGCGTGAAGGTCGACCGCACGTTCGACGATGCGCGCGAAGGCGATTACGACGCGGTCGTGCTGCCCGGCGGCGTCGTGAACGGCGACGCGATCCGGATGGTGCCGGCCGCGCGCGAGTTCGTGACGGCGGCCGTCGGCGCCGGCAAGCCGATCGCGGCGATCTGCCACGGCGGCTGGCTGCTCGTGTCCGCCGGTCTCGTGGAAGGCCGCACGATGACGAGCTGGCCGAGCCTTCAGGACGATATCCGTCATGCGGGGGGCAAGTGGGTCGACCAGGAGGTCGTGCGTGACGGCCCGTTCATCACCAGCCGCAAGCCGGACGACCTGCCCGCCTTCAACGGCGCGCTGATCGATTCGCTGGCGCCGCAGCGGGCGTGA
- a CDS encoding DUF3022 domain-containing protein has product MQSNSRNRLENDDIDEIDGDTIEVDDLDTTVHVDVATGRIKFHSTWALAPDAPPAYAGHAVELALDSDTMERYAALDDGTRMRVHAILHDTVQAMLDRLPDTDERLTLTIEVTDAMLDAASHLQ; this is encoded by the coding sequence ATGCAATCCAATTCCCGGAACAGGCTGGAGAACGACGACATCGACGAGATCGACGGCGACACGATCGAGGTGGACGATCTCGATACGACGGTGCATGTCGACGTCGCGACGGGCAGGATCAAGTTCCATTCGACCTGGGCGCTCGCACCCGATGCGCCGCCCGCATACGCGGGGCATGCGGTCGAACTTGCGCTCGACAGCGACACGATGGAGCGCTATGCGGCGCTCGACGACGGCACGCGGATGCGCGTGCATGCGATCTTGCACGACACGGTGCAGGCGATGCTCGACCGTCTGCCCGACACGGACGAGCGCCTGACGCTCACGATCGAAGTGACCGACGCGATGCTGGATGCGGCGAGCCACCTGCAGTAG